A region of the Deinococcus planocerae genome:
TTGCCTGCGCGCACACCCACTTACCCCGCGTGGTGCAGCTTCCCGGTGGGCCTCTCGTTGTCAATCCCGGGAGCGTCGGGCTCCCCGCCTACGACGCTGCCCCTGATCCCTACGTCGTGGAAAATTTCAGCCCGCACGCGCGCTACGCCACGCTCACCCAGACGCGCGCGGGCTGGGAGGTTCGTTTCCACGCCGTCCCCTACGACCATGAACGGGCGGCGCGGGAAACCGAAAGGAAGGGCCGCCCTGACCGTGCCCACTGGCTACGAAGTGGGCTGGCAGAATGACCCCATGAACGTCTGGGGCATCGGCAGTTTCGAGAACGAAGTGGGCGCGGCCTTCGCGGAGGAAGTGGTGCAGGACGGCGCCGTCGCCCTCGCCGAGGCGTTCGACGTGGCCCTCGACCCCGACGCCGACTTTCTGGCCGCCGAGGAGGGCCACCGCGCCCTCGCCGCCGCTGAGGTGCTGGCCGCCGGGCTGACGGGCGACACTGAGCGCGTTACGGACGCCGGTCTGCGGGCGTGGCTCTCGGGCGCCCACCCCGCCGACCTCGAACCCCTGCGCGACCTGGGCCGCGCCGCCGTCGAGCGTGTGCTCGGCCCGGACAGCGAACTCCCCGACCTGTGGGCCGACGAGGAGGACGCGGCGGTGTGGCGGGCGGATGTGGGGCGGCTGCTCGTGGCGTTGAGGTAGGGGAGTCTTTGCGCGGCGACGATGCGAGTGTTCTGGACCCCCTCGTAATGCAGCGTTACGGCCCGGTTCGGCTGGCCCCGGCTGAAGTTGCGGCTCACTTGAGCAAGTTGGCGAGAAGGCAGGATTGGACCCTGGAAAGGGTGGAGCCGTCCAGTCTGCAAAGTTTCGAGAGCACGCGATGGTATGACCAGTACGGCAACCCCCTCGGTATCACCTTGAGTCGCGGCAGTGTGGTGGCCGTGGTCCCCGAAGGGGATGAGGGAGCGTTTGGGGAACCGCGCACCTATCAATCGGACGGCCCCCTGTTCGCCGCCCTGAGCGCGGACGGCCTCCTGATCCTGCCAGAGCCGGAGTGGCTCGCCTCCCCCCTGACCGCCGGGGAACTGGAAGCCCTCCTGGCGTCCAGGCAGGGCAACGGGTGGGAAGCCTACAGCGTGCGTCACTGGAAACCGGCCTCACGGGGCGCCGCCCTTTTCAACTTCTGGGATTGACCGCCCTCACCCGTCCAGCCGCACCTCCGCCACCTTCGCCAGCATCCGGAAGGTCTGGAAGAGATGCAGGGCATCCGGGCTCTCCCACGCGACGGTCACGCCGTCCACCCGCTCCACGCCCGGCACCCGCTCGCACTGGTCGGCGCGGGCCTGGTGGTTGAAGGCGAGTTCGGCGCGGGCGGGCCAGGAGGTCGTGTACGGTCTGGCCTCATGTGCGGCGCGGACGGCCTTCTCCGCTCCCTCCCGAATCCGGCGCCGGGCCTCGGCAGGGTGCAGGTGAACGGCGGCGAAGCTGCTCAGCCCCTCCTTGACCGCCACGCGCACGACCTCCTCACCCAGTTCGTCCCCGATCTCGGCCATCGCCACGTCGTCCCCCGCGG
Encoded here:
- a CDS encoding DUF4259 domain-containing protein; its protein translation is MNVWGIGSFENEVGAAFAEEVVQDGAVALAEAFDVALDPDADFLAAEEGHRALAAAEVLAAGLTGDTERVTDAGLRAWLSGAHPADLEPLRDLGRAAVERVLGPDSELPDLWADEEDAAVWRADVGRLLVALR